A window of Ipomoea triloba cultivar NCNSP0323 chromosome 2, ASM357664v1 contains these coding sequences:
- the LOC116009992 gene encoding topless-related protein 1-like isoform X1 yields MSSLSRELVFLILQFLDEEKFKETVHKLEQESGFFFNMKYFEDEVNNGNWDEVEKYLSGFTKVDDNRYSMKIFFEIRKQKYLEALDKRDRFKAVEILIKDLKVFASFNEDLFKEITHLLTLENFRENEQLSKYGDTKSARAIMLVELKKLIEANPLFRDKLQFPSLKNSRLRTLINQSLNWQHQLCKNPRPNPDIKTLFVDHSCGQPNGARAPSPANNPLLGSVPKPGGFPPLGAHGPFQPAPTPVPTPLAGWMSNPPTVSHPAVSGGPIGLSVSSIPAALKHPRTPPTNPSVDYPSGDSDHVSKRPRSLGISDEVNLPVNVLPVTFPGHGHSQAHSTLDDLPKNVARTLNQGSSPMSMDFHPVQQTLLLVGTNVGEIALWEVGSRERLVTRNFKVWDLSACSMPLQTALVKDPGVSVNCITWSPDGSLFGVAYSRHIVQIYSYHGNDDVRQHLEIDAHVGGVNDLAFSHPNKQLCVITCGDDKTIKVWDATNGAKQYTFEGHEAPVYSVCPHHKENVQFIFSTALDGKIKAWLYDNMGSRVDYDAPGRWCTTMAYSADGTRLFSCGTSKDGESHIVEWNESEGAVKRTYQGFRKRSFGVVQFDTTKNRYLAAGDDFSIKFWDMDNVQMLTSIDADGGLPASPRIRFNKDGTLLAVSANENGIKVLANTDGIRLLRTFENLAYDAAARASESASKPSVNPISVASASNAGFAERVASVVGTSVMNGDARNVGDVKPRIAEETNDKSKVWKLTEITEPSHCRALKLPENLRVTKISRLIYTNSGGALLALASNAIHLLWKWQRGERNSSGKATANMPPQLWQPSSGILMTNDVADKNPEDAVPCFALSKNDSYVMSASGGKISLFNMMTFKTMTTFMPPPPAATFLAFHPQDNNIIAIGMDDSTIQIYNVRVDEVKSKLKGHSKRITGLAFSHVLNVLVSSGADAQLFVWSSDGWEKQKSKFLQLPAGRASVQSDTRVQFHQDQIHFLVVHETQLAIYEATKLECVKQWVQREAAAPISHATFSCDSQLVYASFLDATVCVFTAANLCLRCRIAPSAYLSPSLSSSGVHPLVVAAHPQDPNQFALGLSDGGVLVFEPLESEGKWGVPPPVENGSGSNLPLTTPVSDQPPR; encoded by the exons ATGTCATCTCTCAGCAgagaacttgtgttcttgatcttACAGTTTCTTGATGAGGAAAAGTTTAAAGAAACTGTTCATAA GCTTGAGCAAGAGTCTGGGTTTTTCTTTAACATGAAGTACTTTGAGGATGAAGTGAACAATGGAAATTGGGATGAGGTTGAGAAGTACCTCTCTGGTTTTACCAAAGTGGATGACAATCGATATTCAATGAAAATCTTCTTTGAAATAAGAAAGCAGAAGTATCTTGAAGCATTGGACAA GCGTGATCGGTTCAAGGCTGTTGAAATCCTTATAAAGGATCTTAAAGTTTTCGCTTCTTTTAATGAAGACCTGTTTAAGGAGATAACACACCTTTTGACATTGGAGAACTTCAG GGAGAATGAACAGTTGTCGAAATATGGAGATACCAAGTCTGCTCGAGCGATAATGTTGGTTGAGCTCAAGAAACTCATTGAAGCAAACCCCTTGTTTCGTGACAAATTGCAGTTTCCCAGTCTCAAAAATTCAAGATTGAGAACGCTTATTAACCAGAG TTTAAATTGGCAGCACCAGCTTTGCAAAAATCCTCGGCCAAATCCAGATATTAAGACTCTTTTCGTTGATCACTCTTGTGGACAACCAAACGGTGCACGTGCTCCATCACCTGCAAACAATCCCCTACTTGGATCGGTTCCAAAACCTGGAGGCTTCCCTCCTCTTGGTGCCCATGGG CCTTTCCAACCGGCACCCACACCAGTTCCAACTCCACTTGCTGGTTGGATGTCCAATCCACCTACGGTGAGTCATCCAGCTGTTTCTGGTGGACCTATAGGACTCAGTGTTTCATCCATTCCAG CTGCTCTTAAGCATCCAAGGACCCCTCCAACAAATCCTTCTGTTGATTATCCGTCTGGGGATTCTGATCATGTCAGTAAAAGACCAAGGTCCCTGGGAATAAGCGATGAG gTTAACCTTCCTGTCAATGTGCTGCCCGTAACATTCCCTGGGCATGGTCATAGTCAAGCTCACAGCACACTTGATGACCTCCCAAAGAACGTAGCGCGAACACTTAACCAGGGATCATCTCCTATGAGCATGGATTTTCATCCTGTTCAACAGACACTGCTTCTAG TTGGCACCAATGTTGGGGAAATTGCATTGTGGGAAGTTGGTTCACGGGAGAGGCTGGTAACACGGAACTTCAAGGTTTGGGACTTGAGTGCATGTTCAATGCCCTTGCAG ACGGCTCTAGTAAAAGATCCAGGTGTCTCTGTTAATTGCATAACTTGGAGCCCAGATGGCTCGTTATTTG GAGTTGCATATTCGAGGCATATTGTACAAATATATTCATATCATGGGAATGATGATGTGCGCCAACATTTGGAG ATTGATGCTCATGTTGGTGGTGTAAATGATCTCGCATTTTCTCATCCTAATAAGCAACTCTGTGTGATTACCTGTGGAGATGATAAGACCATTAAG GTTTGGGATGCAACAAATGGTGCAAAACAATATACATTTGAAGGCCACGAGGCTCCGGTCTATTCTGTGTGCCCTCACCATAAGGAGAATGTTCAG TTTATCTTTTCAACGGCATTAGATGGAAAGATAAAGGCATGGTTATATGATAATATGGGATCCCGAGTAGACTACGATGCTCCTGGTCGCTGGTGCACAACAATGGCATACAGCGCTGATGGCACAAG ACTTTTTTCGTGTGGAACTAGCAAAGATGGGGAGTCACACATTGTCGAGTGGAATGAAAGTGAAGGAGCTGTTAAGAGGACATATCAAGGTTTTCGAAAACGGTCATTTGGTGTTGTGCAATTCGATACCACCAAAAACAGGTATTTGGCAGCCGGTGACGATTTCTCCATAAAATTTTGGGATATGGACAATGTGCAAATGTTGACCAGCATTGATGCAGATGGAGGGCTCCCG GCAAGCCCTCGAATCCGATTCAACAAGGATGGAACTCTATTGGCGGTTTCTGCTAATGAGAACGGAATCAAGGTTTTGGCAAACACTGATGGTATTCGCTTGCTACGCACATTTGAAAACCTTGCTTATGACGCCGCTGCAAGAGCGTCAGAATCTGCCAGCAAG CCTTCGGTAAACCCAATCTCTGTAGCATCGGCTAGTAATGCTGGATTTGCGGAAAGGGTAGCTTCTGTTGTTGGTACCTCTGTTATG AATGGGGATGCAAGAAACGTAGGGGATGTAAAACCAAGAATAGCCGAAGAAACTAATGACAAATCAAAGGTTTGGAAGCTCACTGAAATTACTGAACCTTCTCATTGCCGGGCATTGAAGCTTCCCGAGAATTTACGAGTTACCAAG ATATCGAGgttaatatatacaaattcaGGCGGCGCTTTATTAGCACTAGCGTCAAATGCCATTCATCTGCTATGGAAATGGCAACGGGGTGAGCGTAATTCAAGTGGCAAG GCAACGGCCAATATGCCACCTCAATTGTGGCAGCCTTCGAGTGGCATCTTGATGACAAATGATGTGGCTGACAAAAACCCGGAGGATGCTGTCCCGTGTTTTGCTTTGTCTAAAAATGACTCTTACGTCATGTCTGCATCGGGAGGAAAGATATCCCTTTTCAACATGATGACATTCAAG ACAATGACGACTTTCATGCCTCCCCCACCAGCAGCAACGTTTCTTGCGTTCCATCCTCAAGATAACAATATCATTGCTATTGGCATGGATGATTCTacaattcaaatatataatgttCGCGTGGATGAG GTCAAAAGCAAACTAAAAGGGCACTCTAAAAGAATAACTGGCCTCGCCTTCTCCCATGTACTAAACGTGCTGGTTTCATCGGGAGCTGATGCACAG CTTTTCGTGTGGAGTTCCGATGGATGGGAGAAGCAAAAGTCCAAGTTCCTACAGCTTCCAGCCGGGAGAGCGTCTGTACAGTCGGACACGAGAGTACAGTTTCATCAGGATCAAATCCATTTTTTGGTTGTTCACGAGACTCAGCTTGCTATATACGAAGCAACAAAGTTGGAATGCGTTAAGCAG TGGGTCCAACGTGAGGCTGCTGCTCCAATATCTCACGCAACATTTTCGTGCGATAGCCAGCTGGTATACGCCAGTTTCTTAGATGCAACTGTTTGCGTTTTCACTGCTGCAAATCTCTGTCTAAGATGCCGCATTGCACCTTCAGCTTACCTTTCCCCTAGTCTCAG CAGTTCGGGTGTCCATCCACTCGTGGTGGCGGCCCATCCACAAGACCCAAACCAGTTCGCGTTAGGGCTATCAGATGGCGGTGTTCTTGTGTTTGAGCCGCTGGAATCAGAGGGCAAATGGGGCGTGCCTCCCCCGGTTGAAAACGGATCAGGAAGCAACCTGCCATTGACAACTCCAGTCTCTGATCAACCTCCAAGATAA
- the LOC116009992 gene encoding topless-related protein 1-like isoform X2, with translation MSSLSRELVFLILQFLDEEKFKETVHKLEQESGFFFNMKYFEDEVNNGNWDEVEKYLSGFTKVDDNRYSMKIFFEIRKQKYLEALDKRDRFKAVEILIKDLKVFASFNEDLFKEITHLLTLENFRENEQLSKYGDTKSARAIMLVELKKLIEANPLFRDKLQFPSLKNSRLRTLINQSLNWQHQLCKNPRPNPDIKTLFVDHSCGQPNGARAPSPANNPLLGSVPKPGGFPPLGAHGPFQPAPTPVPTPLAGWMSNPPTVSHPAVSGGPIGLSVSSIPAALKHPRTPPTNPSVDYPSGDSDHVSKRPRSLGISDEVNLPVNVLPVTFPGHGHSQAHSTLDDLPKNVARTLNQGSSPMSMDFHPVQQTLLLVGTNVGEIALWEVGSRERLVTRNFKVWDLSACSMPLQTALVKDPGVSVNCITWSPDGSLFGVAYSRHIVQIYSYHGNDDVRQHLEIDAHVGGVNDLAFSHPNKQLCVITCGDDKTIKVWDATNGAKQYTFEGHEAPVYSVCPHHKENVQFIFSTALDGKIKAWLYDNMGSRVDYDAPGRWCTTMAYSADGTRLFSCGTSKDGESHIVEWNESEGAVKRTYQGFRKRSFGVVQFDTTKNRYLAAGDDFSIKFWDMDNVQMLTSIDADGGLPASPRIRFNKDGTLLAVSANENGIKVLANTDGIRLLRTFENLAYDAAARASESASKPSVNPISVASASNAGFAERVASVVGTSVMNGDARNVGDVKPRIAEETNDKSKVWKLTEITEPSHCRALKLPENLRVTKISRLIYTNSGGALLALASNAIHLLWKWQRGERNSSGKATANMPPQLWQPSSGILMTNDVADKNPEDAVPCFALSKNDSYVMSASGGKISLFNMMTFKTMTTFMPPPPAATFLAFHPQDNNIIAIGMDDSTIQIYNVRVDEVKSKLKGHSKRITGLAFSHVLNVLVSSGADAQLFVWSSDGWEKQKSKFLQLPAGRASVQSDTRVQFHQDQIHFLVVHETQLAIYEATKLECVKQWVQREAAAPISHATFSCDSQLVYASFLDATVCVFTAANLCLRCRIAPSAYLSPSLSSGVHPLVVAAHPQDPNQFALGLSDGGVLVFEPLESEGKWGVPPPVENGSGSNLPLTTPVSDQPPR, from the exons ATGTCATCTCTCAGCAgagaacttgtgttcttgatcttACAGTTTCTTGATGAGGAAAAGTTTAAAGAAACTGTTCATAA GCTTGAGCAAGAGTCTGGGTTTTTCTTTAACATGAAGTACTTTGAGGATGAAGTGAACAATGGAAATTGGGATGAGGTTGAGAAGTACCTCTCTGGTTTTACCAAAGTGGATGACAATCGATATTCAATGAAAATCTTCTTTGAAATAAGAAAGCAGAAGTATCTTGAAGCATTGGACAA GCGTGATCGGTTCAAGGCTGTTGAAATCCTTATAAAGGATCTTAAAGTTTTCGCTTCTTTTAATGAAGACCTGTTTAAGGAGATAACACACCTTTTGACATTGGAGAACTTCAG GGAGAATGAACAGTTGTCGAAATATGGAGATACCAAGTCTGCTCGAGCGATAATGTTGGTTGAGCTCAAGAAACTCATTGAAGCAAACCCCTTGTTTCGTGACAAATTGCAGTTTCCCAGTCTCAAAAATTCAAGATTGAGAACGCTTATTAACCAGAG TTTAAATTGGCAGCACCAGCTTTGCAAAAATCCTCGGCCAAATCCAGATATTAAGACTCTTTTCGTTGATCACTCTTGTGGACAACCAAACGGTGCACGTGCTCCATCACCTGCAAACAATCCCCTACTTGGATCGGTTCCAAAACCTGGAGGCTTCCCTCCTCTTGGTGCCCATGGG CCTTTCCAACCGGCACCCACACCAGTTCCAACTCCACTTGCTGGTTGGATGTCCAATCCACCTACGGTGAGTCATCCAGCTGTTTCTGGTGGACCTATAGGACTCAGTGTTTCATCCATTCCAG CTGCTCTTAAGCATCCAAGGACCCCTCCAACAAATCCTTCTGTTGATTATCCGTCTGGGGATTCTGATCATGTCAGTAAAAGACCAAGGTCCCTGGGAATAAGCGATGAG gTTAACCTTCCTGTCAATGTGCTGCCCGTAACATTCCCTGGGCATGGTCATAGTCAAGCTCACAGCACACTTGATGACCTCCCAAAGAACGTAGCGCGAACACTTAACCAGGGATCATCTCCTATGAGCATGGATTTTCATCCTGTTCAACAGACACTGCTTCTAG TTGGCACCAATGTTGGGGAAATTGCATTGTGGGAAGTTGGTTCACGGGAGAGGCTGGTAACACGGAACTTCAAGGTTTGGGACTTGAGTGCATGTTCAATGCCCTTGCAG ACGGCTCTAGTAAAAGATCCAGGTGTCTCTGTTAATTGCATAACTTGGAGCCCAGATGGCTCGTTATTTG GAGTTGCATATTCGAGGCATATTGTACAAATATATTCATATCATGGGAATGATGATGTGCGCCAACATTTGGAG ATTGATGCTCATGTTGGTGGTGTAAATGATCTCGCATTTTCTCATCCTAATAAGCAACTCTGTGTGATTACCTGTGGAGATGATAAGACCATTAAG GTTTGGGATGCAACAAATGGTGCAAAACAATATACATTTGAAGGCCACGAGGCTCCGGTCTATTCTGTGTGCCCTCACCATAAGGAGAATGTTCAG TTTATCTTTTCAACGGCATTAGATGGAAAGATAAAGGCATGGTTATATGATAATATGGGATCCCGAGTAGACTACGATGCTCCTGGTCGCTGGTGCACAACAATGGCATACAGCGCTGATGGCACAAG ACTTTTTTCGTGTGGAACTAGCAAAGATGGGGAGTCACACATTGTCGAGTGGAATGAAAGTGAAGGAGCTGTTAAGAGGACATATCAAGGTTTTCGAAAACGGTCATTTGGTGTTGTGCAATTCGATACCACCAAAAACAGGTATTTGGCAGCCGGTGACGATTTCTCCATAAAATTTTGGGATATGGACAATGTGCAAATGTTGACCAGCATTGATGCAGATGGAGGGCTCCCG GCAAGCCCTCGAATCCGATTCAACAAGGATGGAACTCTATTGGCGGTTTCTGCTAATGAGAACGGAATCAAGGTTTTGGCAAACACTGATGGTATTCGCTTGCTACGCACATTTGAAAACCTTGCTTATGACGCCGCTGCAAGAGCGTCAGAATCTGCCAGCAAG CCTTCGGTAAACCCAATCTCTGTAGCATCGGCTAGTAATGCTGGATTTGCGGAAAGGGTAGCTTCTGTTGTTGGTACCTCTGTTATG AATGGGGATGCAAGAAACGTAGGGGATGTAAAACCAAGAATAGCCGAAGAAACTAATGACAAATCAAAGGTTTGGAAGCTCACTGAAATTACTGAACCTTCTCATTGCCGGGCATTGAAGCTTCCCGAGAATTTACGAGTTACCAAG ATATCGAGgttaatatatacaaattcaGGCGGCGCTTTATTAGCACTAGCGTCAAATGCCATTCATCTGCTATGGAAATGGCAACGGGGTGAGCGTAATTCAAGTGGCAAG GCAACGGCCAATATGCCACCTCAATTGTGGCAGCCTTCGAGTGGCATCTTGATGACAAATGATGTGGCTGACAAAAACCCGGAGGATGCTGTCCCGTGTTTTGCTTTGTCTAAAAATGACTCTTACGTCATGTCTGCATCGGGAGGAAAGATATCCCTTTTCAACATGATGACATTCAAG ACAATGACGACTTTCATGCCTCCCCCACCAGCAGCAACGTTTCTTGCGTTCCATCCTCAAGATAACAATATCATTGCTATTGGCATGGATGATTCTacaattcaaatatataatgttCGCGTGGATGAG GTCAAAAGCAAACTAAAAGGGCACTCTAAAAGAATAACTGGCCTCGCCTTCTCCCATGTACTAAACGTGCTGGTTTCATCGGGAGCTGATGCACAG CTTTTCGTGTGGAGTTCCGATGGATGGGAGAAGCAAAAGTCCAAGTTCCTACAGCTTCCAGCCGGGAGAGCGTCTGTACAGTCGGACACGAGAGTACAGTTTCATCAGGATCAAATCCATTTTTTGGTTGTTCACGAGACTCAGCTTGCTATATACGAAGCAACAAAGTTGGAATGCGTTAAGCAG TGGGTCCAACGTGAGGCTGCTGCTCCAATATCTCACGCAACATTTTCGTGCGATAGCCAGCTGGTATACGCCAGTTTCTTAGATGCAACTGTTTGCGTTTTCACTGCTGCAAATCTCTGTCTAAGATGCCGCATTGCACCTTCAGCTTACCTTTCCCCTAGTCTCAG TTCGGGTGTCCATCCACTCGTGGTGGCGGCCCATCCACAAGACCCAAACCAGTTCGCGTTAGGGCTATCAGATGGCGGTGTTCTTGTGTTTGAGCCGCTGGAATCAGAGGGCAAATGGGGCGTGCCTCCCCCGGTTGAAAACGGATCAGGAAGCAACCTGCCATTGACAACTCCAGTCTCTGATCAACCTCCAAGATAA